A genome region from Dreissena polymorpha isolate Duluth1 chromosome 16, UMN_Dpol_1.0, whole genome shotgun sequence includes the following:
- the LOC127862560 gene encoding twist-related protein-like, with protein MASNGGEYRRQISASEKVQPSTFVATREDLLMRKTNPSFSKYRRLSREFSVDSCAQTDDDSEMDMRDDNEDCVFADADNSKQSLIYLDKIRKQNAQSSRLTRSSSLVESVDMPLDLRSRFLDRISVDVTTETVQIRKPVFRRVYTNSRERWRQQNVNSAFSELRRLLPTHPPDKKLSKSEILRFAIKYIRLLSKVVEYQENNNDLSAPRVAFDNNSWKSVLGPLDGVYQVDNVRLLSNASASSDPSMSPEYYRDSFGEDD; from the coding sequence ATGGCGTCAAATGGTGGAGAGTATCGTCGACAAATATCAGCCTCAGAAAAAGTGCAACCCTCGACCTTCGTTGCCACAAGAGAGGACTTGCTTATGAGGAAGACAAATCCATCGTTCTCAAAATACCGACGGTTGTCAAGGGAATTTTCGGTCGACTCGTGCGCGCAAACCGACGACGACTCGGAAATGGACATGCGAGACGACAACGAAGACTGTGTGTTCGCAGACGCGGACAACAGCAAACAGAGTCTCATTTATTTGGATAAAATCCGGAAGCAAAACGCACAGTCGTCGAGACTTACCAGAAGTTCGTCTTTAGTCGAATCAGTCGACATGCCTCTGGATCTACGCAGTCGGTTTTTGGACCGGATATCCGTCGACGTCACTACTGAAACCGTGCAGATAAGGAAGCCCGTATTTCGGCGTGTTTATACGAACAGCCGAGAGCGGTGGCGGCAACAGAACGTCAACAGCGCGTTCAGTGAGCTCCGGCGTCTTCTGCCGACACACCCGCCGGACAAGAAGCTTAGCAAGTCGGAAATACTGCGTTTCGCAATCAAATACATTCGTCTGTTGTCTAAAGTTGTGGAATACCAGGAAAACAATAATGACCTGTCGGCTCCAAGAGTGGCATTTGACAATAATAGCTGGAAATCCGTACTTGGGCCACTAGACGGTGTCTATCAGGTCGATAATGTACGACTTTTATCTAACGCATCGGCTTCATCGGACCCGTCGATGTCCCCGGAATATTACAGAGACAGTTTCGGCGAGGATGATTAG